In Sulfuritortus calidifontis, the sequence TCGCGGTAAGGAAAATCGCCCTCGACCTGATGCACCACCACGGGCGGCGCCTCGGGCTGAATCATGACGGTGTGCCGGTGTTCACCCAGGACCTCCTGATAGGTCTGACCGTTGATGTAGTTGAGGCCGCTGCCGACGTACTGGTATTCGCCGACCCGCGCGAGCGGCACCGGCCTGCCATTGATGATCAGCTGCTTCTCGCGGTATTCCACCACATCGCCGGGCAGGCCGATGACGCGCTTGATATAGTCGAGCGAGGGGTCCTTGGGATAGCGGAAGACCATGACGTCGCCGCGCTGGGGCTGGCCGACCTCGATCAGCTTCTGGTTGATGATGGGCAGGCGGATGCCGTAGTCGTACTTGTTGACCAGGATGAAGTCGCCGATCTCCAGGGTGGGCAGCATGGAGCCGGAGGGGATCTTGAACGGCTCGACCAGGAACGAGCGTAAGAGGAACACCA encodes:
- the lepB gene encoding signal peptidase I, whose translation is MNFALILFVALLISGGIWLFDALVTGKGRAKDAKLPLLVDYARSFFPVILVVFLLRSFLVEPFKIPSGSMLPTLEIGDFILVNKYDYGIRLPIINQKLIEVGQPQRGDVMVFRYPKDPSLDYIKRVIGLPGDVVEYREKQLIINGRPVPLARVGEYQYVGSGLNYINGQTYQEVLGEHRHTVMIQPEAPPVVVHQVEGDFPYRDNCTYNESGFKCRVPEGHYFMMGDNRDASNDSRYWGFVPDRNIVGRAFMIWWNFGEFGRIGHFIE